In a genomic window of Alteromonas gilva:
- the ahpF gene encoding alkyl hydroperoxide reductase subunit F, whose translation MLTQEILTALKGYTASMQKDVTFVLQTGEHSKRDELKKFLSDVAGVSDKIQLEERDTNGVLRSAISFLLEADGEDTGIRFSGIPGGHEFNSFVLALLHASGTELKIDNSVQSIVKGVKDELKFEVFISLSCHNCPDVVQALNQFALLNPNISSEMIDGGLYQSLVEERDIQGVPSVYLNGELFANGKVDAATLIDKLLEHDPSLKQANAGQSLPLQDVTVIGGGPAGVSAAIYSARKGLKVTVIADRFGGQVKDTMGIENLISVPKTTGPELVGNLAEHMKDYDITLKEHVRVDNIEKGNIKTLTLSSGEQIKTKSLVVATGARWRELGVPGEKENVGNGVAYCPHCDGPFFKGKDVAVIGGGNSGIEAALDLAGIVKSVTVFEFMPTLKADQVLIDQALKRDNIKIIKNAATKQIVADNGKVSAIEYQDRATNEEHRLPLAGVFIQIGLVPNSQFMKDVVDLSKHGEIIVDHKCNTSEPGIFAAGDVTTVPYKQIVISMGEGAKASLAAFEYLLSHQTEEELEQQAEVA comes from the coding sequence ATGTTAACGCAAGAAATTTTAACCGCTTTAAAAGGTTATACCGCGTCTATGCAGAAAGACGTCACTTTTGTTCTGCAAACAGGTGAGCACAGCAAACGCGATGAGCTCAAGAAGTTTCTGTCTGATGTGGCAGGTGTAAGCGACAAGATCCAGTTGGAAGAACGCGATACAAACGGCGTATTACGCAGTGCAATCAGCTTTTTACTGGAAGCTGATGGCGAGGACACCGGTATTCGTTTTTCCGGGATCCCAGGCGGACATGAGTTCAACTCATTTGTTCTGGCGCTGCTGCACGCATCAGGCACCGAACTTAAAATCGACAACAGCGTACAGTCGATAGTTAAAGGTGTTAAAGACGAACTTAAATTTGAAGTTTTCATTAGCCTGAGCTGTCATAACTGCCCGGATGTTGTCCAGGCACTAAACCAGTTCGCGCTATTAAACCCCAACATCTCGTCAGAAATGATTGACGGTGGGTTGTATCAATCGCTGGTAGAAGAGCGGGATATTCAGGGTGTACCCAGTGTGTATTTAAACGGCGAGTTGTTTGCGAACGGCAAAGTCGACGCCGCGACACTGATAGACAAGTTACTGGAACACGATCCAAGCCTTAAACAGGCTAACGCCGGTCAGTCTCTGCCACTGCAGGACGTGACGGTAATCGGTGGTGGTCCGGCAGGCGTAAGTGCTGCTATATACAGCGCACGTAAAGGATTAAAAGTTACTGTTATTGCCGATCGCTTTGGTGGTCAGGTGAAAGACACCATGGGCATCGAAAACCTTATCTCTGTACCGAAAACCACCGGTCCGGAACTGGTGGGTAACTTAGCCGAGCACATGAAAGACTACGACATCACGCTTAAAGAGCATGTGCGGGTAGATAATATCGAAAAAGGCAATATTAAAACGCTGACCCTCTCGTCGGGTGAGCAAATTAAAACCAAATCGCTGGTTGTTGCCACCGGCGCACGCTGGAGAGAACTAGGTGTACCCGGAGAAAAAGAAAACGTGGGTAACGGCGTGGCTTACTGCCCACACTGTGACGGCCCGTTCTTTAAAGGCAAAGATGTTGCCGTAATTGGTGGCGGTAACTCCGGTATTGAGGCAGCGCTTGATTTGGCCGGCATTGTAAAGTCAGTGACCGTATTTGAGTTTATGCCAACGCTTAAAGCGGATCAGGTGTTAATTGATCAAGCGTTAAAACGCGACAACATCAAGATTATTAAAAATGCGGCGACCAAGCAGATTGTGGCCGATAACGGCAAGGTGAGTGCCATAGAGTATCAGGACCGTGCGACTAACGAAGAGCACCGTCTGCCACTTGCTGGTGTGTTTATTCAAATAGGTTTAGTGCCTAACAGCCAGTTTATGAAAGATGTGGTGGATTTAAGTAAGCACGGCGAGATTATTGTTGATCACAAATGCAACACCTCTGAGCCGGGTATTTTTGCGGCAGGGGACGTAACCACGGTTCCTTATAAACAAATCGTCATTTCGATGGGCGAAGGAGCAAAAGCGTCGCTGGCTGCGTTTGAATATCTGCTGTCTCACCAGACAGAAGAAGAGTTGGAGCAGCAGGCCGAGGTTGCCTAG
- the ahpC gene encoding alkyl hydroperoxide reductase subunit C, translating into MALINTQIKPFTANAFKDGELIEVSSEDIQGKWAVFVFYPADFTFVCPTELGDIADKYEELQSRGVEVFSVSTDTHFTHAAWHEASETIGKIKFAMIGDPTGTITRNFDCMRENMGLADRATFVVDPDGIIQAMEITAEGIGRDADDLVRKVKAAQYVASHPGEVCPAKWKEGEATLAPSLDLVGKI; encoded by the coding sequence ATGGCTTTAATTAATACCCAAATCAAACCATTCACAGCGAATGCATTTAAAGATGGCGAGCTAATCGAAGTAAGCAGCGAAGATATCCAGGGCAAGTGGGCGGTATTTGTGTTTTATCCGGCAGACTTTACCTTTGTATGCCCAACTGAGTTAGGTGATATTGCTGACAAATACGAAGAGCTGCAATCACGTGGCGTAGAAGTGTTCTCAGTATCTACCGACACGCACTTTACCCACGCGGCATGGCACGAAGCGTCAGAAACCATTGGTAAAATCAAATTTGCCATGATTGGTGACCCAACCGGTACTATTACCCGCAACTTCGACTGTATGCGTGAAAACATGGGTCTTGCTGACCGTGCAACTTTCGTGGTTGACCCTGACGGTATCATCCAGGCAATGGAAATCACTGCCGAAGGTATTGGCCGTGACGCCGACGACCTGGTACGTAAAGTAAAAGCAGCACAGTACGTTGCATCGCACCCAGGCGAAGTTTGCCCAGCCAAATGGAAAGAAGGTGAAGCAACTCTGGCACCATCATTAGATCTGGTTGGCAAAATCTAA
- a CDS encoding TonB-dependent receptor plug domain-containing protein encodes MSFIPRVAMLALSFGAVAQSLASQPTPPQSAPQPQSESQAQPQHSEHEHGHDEHSDDVEKIVVQATRSGRIADEQPIRTEIINREEITEKATMRPGNISMLVAETGGVRVQTTSPALGSANIRLQGMYGRYTQLLADGLPLYGNQAASIGLLQIPPTDLGRVEIIKGSASSLYGGSALGGVINLVSRRPGDEFSGETLINLTTRDGQDVTTYVESPLSDTLSGSVTAGAHHQKSEDTNSDDWIDLAGYERYTLRPRLFWQGGDGESLYVTAGYMTENRHGGTVTGGVVADGNEFQHSQQSQRTDGGLVFSKPLGNQFTFSTRASAMLQEHDHRYGNDSENDKHESYLFESSLSGYSDNSDWVVGLAYQSDRYQSTTYPEFDYSYSVPGLFAQLDYEITSELTTSYSIRADDHNEFGTQLSPRLSVLYRPGDVTIRGSYGQGFYAPTPFVEEIEAAGLSRLAPIQNLQEEEAQTASLDFTYTLDNIETSLTLFGSNVDNATELEAFSSAGNAVLDRVRLVNVDGESQIRGSEVLLRYYWQDIKLTASYLYLDATEEMATNNDRQEMALTPRHSAGFVAMWEQHGNFRAGFEAYYTGSQRLNNNPYREVSEPYWHLGLMGELTMGRVSWFINLENLLDVKQNDEHPLLLPARAPSGRWTTDIWSRNDGFIANAGVRVQFGH; translated from the coding sequence ATGTCATTCATACCTCGTGTGGCCATGCTGGCCCTCTCTTTTGGCGCTGTTGCTCAGAGCCTGGCCAGTCAACCAACGCCACCTCAATCCGCGCCGCAGCCACAGTCTGAATCACAGGCACAGCCGCAACACTCAGAGCATGAGCATGGCCATGATGAGCATAGTGACGACGTGGAAAAGATTGTTGTTCAGGCAACCCGTTCAGGTCGCATTGCTGATGAGCAGCCCATTCGCACTGAAATTATCAATCGTGAAGAAATCACCGAAAAAGCCACCATGCGTCCGGGCAATATCTCTATGCTGGTGGCAGAAACCGGTGGCGTGCGTGTGCAGACTACTTCTCCGGCATTAGGCAGCGCCAACATTCGCCTGCAGGGCATGTACGGCAGGTACACGCAATTGCTGGCTGACGGCTTACCACTGTATGGCAATCAGGCGGCATCAATTGGTCTGCTGCAAATTCCACCAACCGACTTAGGGCGTGTCGAAATTATCAAAGGCTCAGCGTCTTCTTTGTATGGAGGTTCGGCGTTAGGCGGTGTGATTAATCTGGTGTCACGACGGCCCGGTGATGAGTTCAGCGGCGAAACATTAATAAATTTAACCACCCGCGACGGTCAGGATGTGACCACCTATGTTGAATCGCCACTGTCTGACACCTTAAGCGGCTCGGTAACGGCAGGCGCACATCATCAAAAAAGTGAAGATACCAATAGCGACGACTGGATTGATTTAGCCGGCTATGAGCGATATACCCTTCGGCCCCGGCTATTCTGGCAGGGAGGCGACGGTGAGAGTCTGTATGTTACCGCGGGGTACATGACAGAAAATCGTCATGGCGGCACGGTGACAGGTGGTGTGGTTGCAGATGGCAATGAGTTTCAGCACAGCCAGCAGTCACAGCGCACCGATGGCGGCCTGGTATTTTCTAAACCACTGGGTAATCAATTCACCTTTTCGACCAGAGCGTCAGCGATGCTGCAAGAGCATGATCATCGTTATGGTAATGATAGCGAAAACGACAAACACGAAAGCTATCTGTTTGAAAGCAGCCTGTCCGGCTACAGCGATAACAGTGACTGGGTGGTGGGTTTGGCCTATCAGTCAGATCGTTACCAATCAACAACCTATCCAGAGTTCGATTATTCTTATTCGGTGCCCGGGCTGTTCGCGCAACTCGATTATGAGATAACCTCCGAACTTACCACCTCTTACAGTATTCGTGCCGATGATCACAATGAGTTTGGCACGCAGCTAAGCCCCAGGCTTTCGGTATTGTATCGCCCCGGCGATGTGACCATCAGAGGATCCTACGGACAGGGTTTTTATGCGCCTACCCCCTTCGTGGAAGAGATTGAAGCTGCCGGGCTATCGCGACTTGCGCCCATACAAAACTTGCAGGAAGAAGAAGCACAAACCGCCTCACTGGATTTTACCTACACCTTAGACAACATCGAAACCAGTCTTACGCTGTTTGGTTCAAATGTTGATAATGCCACAGAGTTAGAGGCATTTTCGTCTGCCGGGAATGCAGTACTGGATAGGGTAAGACTCGTCAATGTTGATGGCGAGAGCCAGATCCGCGGCTCAGAAGTGCTGCTGCGTTATTACTGGCAAGACATTAAGCTAACAGCGAGCTACCTGTACCTGGATGCCACCGAGGAAATGGCAACCAACAACGACAGACAAGAAATGGCGCTCACTCCGCGACATTCAGCGGGCTTTGTGGCGATGTGGGAGCAGCATGGTAATTTTCGCGCCGGTTTTGAAGCGTATTACACCGGCTCACAGCGATTAAACAACAATCCTTACCGGGAGGTGTCTGAGCCCTATTGGCATCTGGGCCTCATGGGAGAACTCACCATGGGTCGGGTAAGCTGGTTTATTAATCTGGAAAACCTGTTAGATGTAAAACAAAACGATGAACATCCGCTGTTATTGCCTGCTCGCGCACCTAGCGGCCGATGGACCACAGATATCTGGTCGAGAAACGACGGCTTTATCGCCAATGCAGGGGTAAGGGTTCAATTCGGCCACTGA
- a CDS encoding Cd(II)/Pb(II)-responsive transcriptional regulator: MKISQLAAASNVPAKTIRYYEEVGLIAPARRNESGYRHYEQKDIETLIFIRRCRELNMAIDDIKQLLDAQQNPKASCAVVDEMIDRQLKRIRQTQNELAMLEKSLSLLATSCVNHNIENCAILHQLKSA, encoded by the coding sequence ATGAAAATAAGTCAGCTCGCTGCCGCCTCAAATGTTCCTGCTAAAACAATTCGTTATTACGAAGAGGTAGGGCTGATAGCCCCGGCACGGCGCAACGAAAGCGGCTACAGGCACTATGAACAAAAGGATATAGAAACGCTGATATTTATCAGGCGCTGCCGGGAACTGAATATGGCCATTGACGACATAAAGCAGTTACTCGACGCTCAACAAAACCCCAAAGCCTCATGCGCTGTAGTCGATGAGATGATTGACAGGCAGCTTAAGCGAATACGGCAAACTCAAAATGAGCTCGCCATGTTAGAAAAGTCGTTGTCGTTACTGGCAACGTCCTGTGTTAATCATAACATCGAAAACTGCGCTATATTGCACCAGTTAAAATCGGCTTAA
- a CDS encoding serine hydrolase domain-containing protein — translation MKNWNVALPSMTCVALVTQVSVASEVNYDELFSSLNSDKAPGCSIGVIEDGKLVHQQGYGMANLELDVPLSGNNVHRIGSISKQFTAFAVLLLAEEGKISLSDDIRKHLPKLMDYQNSITINAMLGHFAGMGDYDSVEKVVKSAADGPFRLGNEDYLTIDEFYDLVKTIPLRHAPDEKFNYSNLAYFLLSMLVEEVSGESLREYAHKRIFKPLNMNETFFSDEPTEIVKNRASGYRKNDEGDWVIDMTNLFWVGDGGLHTTVADLAKWDAYFYTPTLGKTPEVLLKQFLTPNSDFGAFMDGKYANGQVVAESEGHQVVAHGGGWLGVNAFYERYPEVKFSTIVLCNDPAQSAYDQAKKAAKAYFGQSKG, via the coding sequence ATGAAGAATTGGAATGTTGCCTTACCGTCGATGACTTGTGTGGCTTTAGTTACACAAGTTTCTGTTGCTTCTGAAGTCAATTATGATGAACTTTTCTCCTCATTAAATAGCGACAAAGCGCCTGGGTGTTCAATCGGCGTAATTGAAGACGGAAAACTAGTGCATCAGCAAGGTTATGGCATGGCTAACCTCGAGTTGGATGTACCACTTTCTGGTAATAACGTGCATAGAATCGGTTCCATTTCGAAACAATTCACCGCATTTGCCGTTTTGTTACTTGCTGAAGAAGGCAAAATATCTCTTTCAGATGACATTCGAAAACACTTACCTAAGTTAATGGACTATCAGAATTCTATTACTATCAACGCAATGCTGGGCCATTTTGCTGGTATGGGGGATTACGACTCGGTAGAAAAAGTGGTGAAGTCTGCCGCTGACGGTCCTTTCAGATTGGGGAATGAAGACTATCTGACCATTGATGAGTTCTATGATTTGGTTAAAACGATTCCGTTAAGGCATGCTCCAGATGAAAAGTTTAATTACAGTAATCTCGCTTATTTCCTACTATCAATGCTGGTGGAAGAAGTTTCTGGCGAGTCTTTGCGTGAATATGCCCATAAGCGAATTTTTAAGCCACTAAACATGAATGAGACTTTTTTCAGTGATGAGCCAACGGAAATCGTCAAAAACAGAGCTTCAGGGTATCGAAAAAACGATGAGGGCGACTGGGTTATTGATATGACTAACCTGTTTTGGGTTGGGGATGGTGGGCTTCATACAACTGTTGCTGATCTGGCGAAATGGGATGCTTATTTCTATACACCAACGCTGGGGAAAACCCCCGAGGTATTATTAAAACAATTTCTCACCCCAAATAGTGATTTTGGTGCTTTCATGGACGGTAAATACGCAAATGGCCAAGTAGTTGCTGAAAGTGAAGGGCACCAGGTTGTTGCGCACGGTGGCGGCTGGCTTGGTGTAAACGCGTTTTATGAACGCTATCCTGAGGTCAAGTTTTCAACAATCGTTTTATGCAATGACCCCGCACAAAGCGCCTATGACCAAGCTAAAAAAGCGGCAAAGGCTTATTTTGGTCAGTCTAAAGGATAG
- a CDS encoding aldo/keto reductase: MSAQRIKSRILGSSALKVSEVGLGCWQLGGDFGPIDEQTAMAVLTQAVDDGITFFDTADVYGGGQSESYLGKVLSDIAPDAVIATKYGRGEGTYPDGYSLTDLRDAVKRAQDRLQRDRLDLLQLHCIPKHVLSHGAIFDWLREVQQEGHISHFGASVETLEEAHICLQHDDVASLQIIFNLMRQRPVTELFDKALEKKVGIIVRLPLASGMLTGKFDQNTQFDATDHRNFNKDGDAFSVGETFSGIEFNQGLKLIERLKTFKPDDLTMAQFAMRWILDHDAVSAIIPGASSAKQVSQNAAVSALSPLDKRLHEQLYAYYIDEVEPLIRCEV; encoded by the coding sequence ATGTCAGCACAACGTATTAAGTCACGCATTTTAGGCTCATCGGCACTCAAGGTAAGTGAAGTGGGCCTGGGCTGCTGGCAACTGGGTGGGGATTTTGGCCCCATTGATGAGCAAACCGCGATGGCAGTGCTTACCCAGGCCGTTGATGATGGTATCACTTTTTTTGATACCGCCGATGTGTATGGTGGCGGTCAGAGTGAAAGCTATTTAGGCAAAGTATTATCTGACATTGCCCCTGATGCCGTGATTGCCACCAAATACGGACGTGGTGAGGGCACCTATCCTGACGGTTACAGCCTTACTGACCTGCGCGACGCCGTTAAACGCGCCCAGGACCGGTTACAGCGTGACCGCCTCGATTTACTCCAGTTGCACTGCATTCCTAAACACGTATTGAGCCACGGCGCCATATTTGACTGGCTAAGAGAAGTCCAGCAGGAAGGGCATATCAGTCACTTTGGTGCCAGTGTGGAAACACTGGAAGAAGCGCACATTTGTTTGCAACACGACGATGTAGCATCGTTACAGATCATATTTAACCTGATGCGCCAGCGCCCGGTGACCGAACTGTTCGATAAAGCGCTGGAGAAAAAGGTAGGCATTATTGTGCGCTTACCACTGGCCAGCGGCATGTTAACCGGTAAATTTGATCAGAACACGCAATTTGACGCCACCGATCACCGCAACTTTAATAAAGACGGCGATGCCTTCAGCGTTGGCGAAACCTTTAGTGGCATAGAATTTAACCAGGGCCTTAAGCTGATTGAGCGGCTCAAAACATTTAAGCCCGATGATTTAACCATGGCCCAATTTGCCATGCGCTGGATTTTAGATCACGACGCTGTATCGGCCATTATTCCTGGTGCCAGTTCAGCCAAACAGGTATCGCAAAATGCCGCAGTCTCGGCATTATCCCCCCTTGATAAGCGCTTGCATGAACAGCTTTACGCTTACTATATCGACGAAGTCGAACCACTGATCCGCTGCGAAGTGTAG
- a CDS encoding disulfide bond formation protein B, protein MNGYQRFFAATGSCDNIDWQFLTLSMPQWMIAIFAAYSVVFVLVFLIRLLKQHGA, encoded by the coding sequence ATGAATGGATACCAGCGTTTTTTTGCAGCCACAGGTAGCTGCGACAATATTGACTGGCAATTTCTCACACTGAGCATGCCACAATGGATGATTGCAATATTTGCTGCCTACAGTGTCGTTTTCGTATTGGTGTTTTTGATTCGGCTGTTGAAACAACATGGCGCCTAA
- a CDS encoding glycoside hydrolase family 9 protein produces the protein MLKSLIAAAVAGALVASSTAALAKTPSLNDKEYFSQPSLDVVVFSNWYNGLFGDSKVSGVELIHFGERTATNGDVRLSATPEQWDPIPTFVERVVDQESGTISATLSYPEYDFTYTITASPIDNGVELTLSSPKPLPAELEGKAGFNMEFLPSVYMETSFLADGKPGAFPLYPTGVKEVIGAHEPLPLAQGQHLVLAPEDTGKRVSIESETLPLALYDGRAKAQNGWYVVRGLLPAGKAGTLAKWKLTASTNDNWLRDPMIGHSQVGYLPDQTKRAVIELDARAPLNGTAQLLKINPDGSSTVVKQAKPVKQDNYTRYQYAAFDFSDVTTPGVYQLRYGATTTAAFPIDATVLDKAWHPTLDHYFPVQMDHMLINEAYRVWHGASHLDDALQAPVNHEHFDLYAQGPTTDTPYQPGEHIPGLNVGGWYDAGDYDIRTQTQYRTVRTLVQVWEEFGISRDTTLVDYDRKYVDIHVPDGKPDLLQQIEHGTLALLAQYKAVGHAIPGIIVSDLSQYTHLGDGLTMTDNLIYNPDMADTESDGINSGVFDDRWAFTSKSTPLNYGSMAALAAASRALADYKPALAKESIETAIAAWEEESTHAPDMFQVGNTTGGGLEEEQLKAAVELLITTKDKQYQRAINKLLPYIESEFGRNAILAIRAMPYMDSAYRERIRSAAESYKPTLDAATSKNPFGVVITEYGWAGNGTILQMAMTQYYLHTAFPDLYDSELIYRSLNYLYGTHPDSDISFVSNVGTVSKKVAYGMNRADFSFISGAIVPGVLILKPDLPENMEDWPFLWGENEYVINVGGAYLFTVNAALQLAGK, from the coding sequence GTGCTTAAATCACTTATCGCTGCCGCAGTTGCCGGTGCTTTAGTCGCGTCATCGACGGCGGCATTAGCCAAAACGCCCAGCCTCAACGACAAAGAATATTTCAGCCAGCCGAGTCTGGACGTAGTGGTTTTCAGTAACTGGTATAATGGCCTGTTCGGCGACTCAAAAGTCAGTGGTGTTGAACTGATTCATTTTGGCGAACGCACCGCCACCAATGGTGATGTGAGGTTAAGTGCAACGCCGGAGCAATGGGACCCAATCCCGACGTTTGTAGAACGTGTTGTCGACCAGGAGTCTGGCACCATTAGCGCGACCCTCTCCTACCCCGAATACGATTTCACCTATACAATTACCGCCAGCCCTATCGACAATGGCGTTGAGCTCACCTTGTCTTCGCCCAAGCCATTGCCAGCAGAGCTTGAGGGCAAAGCGGGTTTTAATATGGAGTTTTTGCCTTCCGTTTATATGGAAACCAGTTTTTTAGCTGACGGCAAACCCGGCGCATTTCCACTTTACCCTACCGGCGTAAAAGAAGTGATAGGTGCCCATGAGCCCCTGCCACTTGCCCAGGGCCAGCATCTTGTTTTGGCACCTGAAGACACCGGGAAACGTGTCTCGATAGAATCTGAAACCTTACCCTTAGCGCTGTATGATGGCCGTGCCAAAGCGCAGAATGGCTGGTATGTGGTACGCGGATTGTTGCCTGCGGGTAAAGCCGGCACGCTGGCTAAATGGAAGCTTACCGCCAGTACCAATGATAACTGGCTGCGCGATCCCATGATTGGTCACTCTCAGGTGGGCTACCTGCCTGACCAAACCAAACGTGCGGTGATTGAGTTGGATGCCAGAGCGCCGCTCAATGGTACTGCACAGTTGCTTAAAATAAATCCTGATGGCTCATCCACGGTGGTTAAACAGGCTAAACCCGTTAAGCAGGATAATTACACCCGTTATCAGTACGCAGCGTTTGATTTTTCTGATGTGACTACGCCGGGGGTTTATCAGTTGCGCTATGGTGCCACCACCACCGCCGCGTTTCCGATTGACGCAACGGTACTGGATAAAGCATGGCATCCAACGCTGGATCACTATTTTCCGGTACAGATGGATCATATGCTGATCAACGAAGCATACCGGGTATGGCATGGTGCATCGCATTTAGACGATGCCTTGCAGGCCCCTGTTAACCACGAGCACTTTGACCTGTACGCTCAGGGCCCGACAACTGACACGCCTTACCAACCGGGTGAGCATATTCCCGGCTTAAATGTAGGCGGCTGGTACGATGCCGGCGATTATGACATTCGCACACAAACCCAGTATCGCACCGTAAGAACCCTGGTACAGGTTTGGGAAGAGTTTGGCATCAGTCGCGACACCACGCTGGTTGATTACGATCGCAAGTACGTGGATATTCATGTACCAGATGGCAAACCTGATTTATTGCAGCAAATTGAGCACGGTACACTGGCATTGCTGGCGCAATATAAAGCAGTTGGTCACGCTATACCGGGTATAATCGTGTCTGATTTGAGCCAGTACACCCATTTGGGTGACGGCCTCACCATGACCGACAACCTGATTTATAACCCGGACATGGCCGATACCGAGTCCGATGGTATTAATAGCGGTGTATTTGACGATCGCTGGGCGTTTACCAGTAAATCCACACCGCTTAATTACGGTTCGATGGCCGCGCTGGCTGCCGCGAGTCGAGCATTGGCCGATTATAAACCGGCTCTGGCCAAAGAAAGCATAGAGACAGCTATTGCAGCATGGGAAGAAGAGTCCACTCACGCGCCGGACATGTTTCAAGTGGGTAATACCACTGGCGGTGGGCTCGAAGAAGAGCAGCTTAAAGCCGCTGTGGAACTGCTGATCACCACCAAAGATAAGCAATACCAACGCGCTATCAATAAATTACTGCCTTACATTGAAAGCGAGTTTGGCCGTAATGCGATCCTGGCTATCCGCGCAATGCCTTACATGGATAGTGCTTACCGAGAACGTATTCGCAGTGCTGCCGAAAGCTATAAGCCAACTCTTGACGCGGCAACCAGTAAAAACCCCTTTGGCGTGGTTATTACCGAATATGGCTGGGCGGGTAACGGCACCATTTTACAAATGGCGATGACCCAGTATTACTTGCATACCGCCTTCCCGGACTTATACGACAGCGAATTAATTTATCGTTCGTTAAATTACCTCTATGGTACTCACCCGGATTCGGATATTTCATTTGTGTCTAACGTGGGAACCGTATCAAAGAAAGTGGCGTACGGTATGAATCGGGCTGACTTCTCGTTCATCAGCGGCGCCATTGTGCCGGGTGTGTTAATCCTGAAACCGGATCTGCCGGAAAACATGGAAGACTGGCCGTTTTTATGGGGTGAAAACGAATATGTCATTAATGTTGGCGGTGCTTATTTATTTACCGTAAATGCTGCGCTGCAACTAGCCGGTAAGTAA
- a CDS encoding PH domain-containing protein, translated as MAEKILRSASFDPKVKTYWMISLLIISGATVIGIPLLIISIPVFLFICGKMLAAMSATLTERKLVVKRGIWFTEEKSIPLDKITDVSMSQGPLMKLFGLYRLAFETAGQSSQGALVSLVGIVDAADFREAILDQKENVTSRNNPPSEKPDTPPSDLQALTQSVQRIEAMLADIIQSKNK; from the coding sequence ATGGCAGAGAAAATACTTCGTTCCGCTTCCTTTGATCCAAAGGTTAAAACCTACTGGATGATCAGCTTGTTGATCATTTCCGGCGCAACGGTTATTGGTATTCCCCTACTCATCATCAGCATTCCGGTGTTTTTATTTATTTGCGGTAAAATGCTCGCAGCAATGTCGGCCACCCTGACAGAGCGTAAACTAGTGGTGAAGCGCGGTATTTGGTTTACCGAGGAAAAGTCTATTCCACTGGATAAGATCACGGACGTCTCCATGAGCCAGGGACCACTCATGAAACTCTTCGGCTTATACCGACTAGCCTTTGAAACCGCCGGGCAGTCGAGCCAGGGCGCACTCGTATCGTTAGTAGGCATTGTTGATGCCGCTGATTTTAGAGAAGCCATTCTTGATCAAAAAGAAAACGTGACCTCCCGCAATAACCCACCAAGCGAAAAGCCTGACACCCCACCCTCTGATCTGCAGGCCTTAACCCAGAGTGTACAGCGTATAGAAGCGATGTTAGCCGATATAATTCAAAGTAAAAACAAGTAA